TATAATACTGAAATGAAATTATGTATCTAAGTAATCTGCGGCTGTTAATTTGACAAGGAAATCAGCGGTGACTGCTGTGTATATTTTACCATATACTACTGTACTAGTGATTCGTGTTACatcacattaatttttttgtaatatagaATTATTCAAAGTCCAACTTGGTAGTCAATTGAgtgaataaattatatgttttgtaaatgcaattgaagaaataaatttgggatataataaaagataaaataattataaaagaatgaatttttatattttttaagaaagaataaaaaaattaaataaatttaaaaaatttaagcgtatcaagatattatttttcaaatgaaaaagtgGTTCGAAACATGAGGCTAGTTTTTGCCCTCTTCTTTTCAACCATATTTCTTAATCACATTAATACCGTAACCCGTAAACAGGGGCAATTACACGTACCTTAAGGTCAAAAGTTAAATGTTCATGTTCACTCTTTCTATCAACAATAAATCTTCCATGACTGCCTTACTCCGATCGACAACAGTGGCCATGGTTTCAAGAATGTCCGGATTCCTTTGTATGCTTGTCATACTCCTAATTATATGCCAATCCTATGCCCAACCAAGTTTCTTATACCACTTCTGTATGAATGACAAGGGTAATTACACTGCTAACGGCACCTACCACAACAATCTCAATACCCTTTTGTCCAACCTCTCTTCAAACACAGATATTGACTATGGCTTCTACAACTTTTCGCTTGGCCAAGATGGTGACAAAGTAAACGCAATTGGGCTGTGCAGAGGAGATGTTAAGGCAGAAGCTTGCCGTAGATGCTTGAATGATTCAAAAGTCCTTCTCCCGCAGCGGTGTCCAAATCAGAAGGAGGCAATTGGTTGGTATGACAATTGCATGTTACGCTATTCCAACCGCTCACTGTTCAACACCATGGAAACCGCACCTAGTTTCTTTATGTGGAACCTTGAAAATGCAACAGACTTTGATCAATTCAATCAAGCGTTGAGGAACTTGCTAGACAGCCTCGTAGGCCATGCTACACCAGGGGACTCCAAGCGTAAGGTTGCTGCTGCAAATATTTCAGGACCAGCCTTTCAGAATATATTTGCTCTTGTGCAGTGTACACCTGACTTGTCAGAACGAGATTGCACCGAATGCTTGAGTGGGGTTATCGCAGAACTTCCACAATGTTGTGATGGCAAGAAAGGTGGTAGAATTGTAAGGCCTAGTTGTAACTTCAGATATGAGACATACAGCTTCTATGATCCTACCAATGTTGAAATACCAGAagcaacaccaccaccaccaccaccagcacCAACACCAGCACCAAATGTGTCtgctcttcctcctcctccgaTAGATACCTTGTCTACAGAAGGTAAACGTCAACTCCTTCTTGAAATGTTGAAACtcataatttgataattttaataaattataagaaattagTAAGTGCATTTTACCGTTTCTGAAGCTGCAAAATTGAAACactttttgataaaattattttccatgAAAGTGATTAGACTTGTTGAGAACTAATTTATTATCCTCAATCCTATAAACATACTAATTATTGAAGTTTCTGTTTTGGCAGGAAAGAGCAACACTTCTCTAACTGTAATAGCAATAGTTGTGCCAATAGCCTTTGTCACACTAGTAATTCTTATGTGCATCTGTTTAAGAACGAGGAAGTCACGGAAACAGATTGAAGGTAAGCTAACATCACATTCtcttttattatgatatttctTGATTTAACCTTTGCTGTCTGCAATGGAGTTAATGGGTAAAACTGAAGAAGTACACTATGGTTGCTACCCACAATGAcaatagaatttgaaatttccTCCACTGTTGGGAAAAAGTGCATGGTTCAATCACTGTCAGGAAATGGTAAATTGAAAAAAGGACACTTGCAGCAATCGgtgtttatattataaaatgcaTTTGGAGAAAGAGtggaaacttttttaaaatgtctgAAAATCAACTtatccaaaataattaattgtagaATTTCTGATTCACATGATGCAGATAGTCTAAATAAACTTATGCCAAGTATCACTTAACTTTAACATCTCAGCTATAATAAGTAGGagatatcataaattttatattataagttcTACCAAGTTTCCAAAag
This genomic interval from Vigna radiata var. radiata cultivar VC1973A chromosome 8, Vradiata_ver6, whole genome shotgun sequence contains the following:
- the LOC106770671 gene encoding cysteine-rich receptor-like protein kinase 10, with amino-acid sequence MFMFTLSINNKSSMTALLRSTTVAMVSRMSGFLCMLVILLIICQSYAQPSFLYHFCMNDKGNYTANGTYHNNLNTLLSNLSSNTDIDYGFYNFSLGQDGDKVNAIGLCRGDVKAEACRRCLNDSKVLLPQRCPNQKEAIGWYDNCMLRYSNRSLFNTMETAPSFFMWNLENATDFDQFNQALRNLLDSLVGHATPGDSKRKVAAANISGPAFQNIFALVQCTPDLSERDCTECLSGVIAELPQCCDGKKGGRIVRPSCNFRYETYSFYDPTNVEIPEATPPPPPPAPTPAPNVSALPPPPIDTLSTEGKSNTSLTVIAIVVPIAFVTLVILMCICLRTRKSRKQIEVQASNADEIKSIETLHLDLSTIMTATNNFSDANRLGEGGFGPVYKGKLSNGQDVAVKRLSKNSLQGEIEFKSEVMLVAKLQHRNLVKLIGYCLERRERLLVYEFVPNKSLDFFIFDEVGRAQLDWEKRHKIITGIARGLLYLHEDSRLTIIHRDLKASNILLDAEMHPKISDFGMARLFEVDQTQDNTSRIVGTYGYMAPEYVFYGQFSVKSDVYSFGILVLEIVSGQKNSWVQRGENEGDLLTYIWQNWREGTVLKTIDPTIADSRRNEIVRFIHIALLCVQEKVADRPTMASIVLMLSSHSVSLQLPSQPAFSVVSRNFSVIQSEDYDPEASA